A region of the Candidatus Kryptobacter tengchongensis genome:
TTCCCAGCCTTCACACCAGTTAAAATTTCAATTCCTTCATCAATTGTCTCAACAGGATAAATATGAAACATCCCATTTTTCACCGCTTCAATCACATCATCTCTCAACATCAAATCGTCAACATTTCTCTTTGGAATTATCACGCCCTGTTCACCTGTTAACCCTTTCGCCTTGCAAACATCAAAGAATCCCTCAATTTTTTCATTTACCCCACCAATTGGTTGTATATCACCTTTTTGATTCACAGAGCCCGTCACCGCTATCCCTTGCTTTATCGGCAGTCCAGAAAGAGCGGAAAGCAAAGCATAAAGTTCAGTTGAAGATGCGCTGTCACCATCTATCCCAGAATAAGACTGCTCAAAACAAATGCTTGCAGAAAGTGTAAGCGGTTTATCCTGAGCATACTTCTCCCTCAAATAGCCAGCAAGAATTAAAACCCCTTTATCATGAATTCTACCGCTTAAATTTGACTCCCGCTCTATATTGATAATCCCAGCCCTTCCCATTGAAACACTTGCTGTAATTCTAACAGGTCTACCAAATTTGTAATCCCCCATCTCATAAATTGTCAAGCCATTAACTTGCCCAACTCTTTCACCTGTGACATCAACAAGTATCACACCTTTCGCAATTAGCTCCTTAATTTTATCCTCTATCATCTTCTTTCTGTCAAAACTTTCTTCAATGGCTTTTTGGACATGTTCTGTTTTCACAAATTCGCTCCCATCAACCCCAGCCCAGTAATTTGCTTCACGAATTAAATCAGCTATGATGCTAAACTTTGTCGTAATTTTATCTCTTCTTCCCGCCTGTCTAACGGCAAATTCAATAACTTTCCCAATCGCACCTTTATCAAAAGGTTTCAAATTCTCATCACGGCACATTTTTCGCACAAATTTAGCATACTGAACAATAACTTCATCGGTTAAATTCATCTCAAAATCAAAATCAGCTTTTATCTTGAAAATTTTCTGAAAATCTTCATCATATTCATAAAGCAAATGATAAAGTTCAGGGTCACCAAGCATTATAACTTTTGTGTTTACCTCAATCGGTTCGGGCTTTAACGAGATTGAACTTATTTGAAAGAAAACATCAATTGGTTGAATTTCAAGTTTTCTATACATCAATGTTCTTTTAAGCGCCTTCCATACCCCAGGTTCACTTAGTGCATCCCTTGCATTTATAACAAGATAACCACCGTCAGCCTTGAGAAGCGAGCCAGCTTTTATCTTTGTGAAATCAGTTCTCCAAAAGCCACGAGAATCATAAACTTTTTCAATTGTTCCAAATATATTTGCAAATGTCGGCGTCGTTTCAATTATAACAGGCACGCCCTCCTGTTCCGAATTGTCAAGGATGACATTTACACGATACGGCAAAAATGGATCAACCTCATCTTTCTGCTCAGGCATTGGAAATGGCATCTTACCCTGCTCGGCTGACATCTTGAAAATGTTAAGATTATTTAAAATATGCTTCCTCACATCATCAAGATATTCATGGACTTTGGGAATTTTAAACTGTTCTTTGATCTCATCAATTATTCCATCAACAATTGACCTCACTGCATCACGCTCAAGTTCTTCAAGCTCCTTTGCCAACTCCCTTGTAAGCACCATCTCCTTTTTAAAAACTTCTTGCATCTGCGCCTGTAACTCAAGATATTTTTGCTGAATCTCACGGACTGTTTCCTCAGAGATCTTCCCCGACTTTGCAAGATTAACAAGCTGCTCCACAGGGACAGGTTTCCCCTCAATTATCGGGACAATGCTCGGCTTGACGACATTTTCAACTTGCATGTTTATAATCGCAAACCTCTCGCTTTCAACTTTTTTCTGAAACTCACGAAACAATTCCTGCTCTTTTCTTTGATATTTCTCAATTATCTTGTTTCTTGCCTCAATATATTTTTCATCCTCAAGCGTTCTCGGTATTTTTTGCTTTAGATAAAAAATCATCGCTTCCATATTACGTTTGAACATTATCGCCTGCCCACGGGGAAACTCAAGAAGCCGTGGCTCATCTGGATTTTTAAAGTTATAAACATAACATCTATCAGGTGCTTGAGGAGCTTTAGGTGAAATTTGTTTTAGGATATGCTTTATCGTCGTCATCCGCCCCGTCCCGGTTAAACCACAAACAAATATGTTATACCCAGGCGCAAAAAGCTCCGTCCCAAGCTTCAAAGCCTTCAACGCTCTCTCCTGCCCAATTATATCCTCAAGCGGTTCAACTTCTTCCGTTGTTTCAAAATGTAATTTCTCAACAGGACATGCCCAGCGAAGTTCTTCAGGTTTTAACTCGGTAAATTTCTTTTTTAATTTAAGTTTAACCATAACTTGGGAAGTAGATTTTTTTGTTTGTATCAATCGCTTCAATTGAAATTTATAACTTTAAATGGAAAGAAAAAATTTTTACTTTAACCCCGCGTAGGTCTCAGGTATTCGTATGACCTTACTTATTTTTTCATCTCTTAACAGGTTAAAAATCTCCTTCTTTGTTAAAAGTTTTGGTTTATCCCTCTTTGCGTCAACTATGCAGAAAAATCCAAACGCTTCATCTGAATCATTTACAAATTGATGCGGAACATTTGAACCGATATATAAAACATCCATAAATCCCATTTCAAAAACCTCATTCCCAGCTATCGCCTTTCCCCGCCCTCTGACGCAGATAACAACATGTTCATGTTTATGTTTTTCAAGCGTTGAATATCCACCCGGTTCAATTTCAAAATATCTTAAATGAAATTTTATCTTCTCACCCGCTTTCCCAGCTATCACCTGTCTGCAGACATTAAGCCATGTTTTATTTTCATCCTTATATTTTTTAACCTCAACCCCGTTCCATCTATAGTTTTCAAACTTCAAAAATCGGACATTATTTTGGTTCATTTCCATTTTTAAAATTTGTTTATTTTAAAAAATTTAATCAAAACACACAAAAAACAAAAAAGGGCGGGAAACCCGCCCCCGTTCTATTAAGCAGTCGTTTTATAATCTCACTTCTTCCGTCTCGTTTGAGCAAATTGTTTTCTTAACATCTCCGCTTCGTGTTTTATTTCCGCAAGGTCACGCTTCAACTCAGCCCATCCATACCAGTGTTGATAATCTGGATTCATATGAAAAGCACCTTGAAAACTCCGCATCCTGTGTTCAAGAAACATAACATAAAGCTTTTGCTCAATAGGATGACGAACCTCATAAAATCTCAACAGATCAGTGTGCAACGGATAATCTTTTGGTCTTTCAAGTATTCCATCTTTATAAAGAGATTCAACTATCTCAATCGCCTCAGCCATAAGTTTATCAGATTCTTTTATAACTTCATCTGCCTTATCAAGTTGTTCTTTTGCAAAGCTTGGGCTATGACATTGGGAGCAAACTCTTAACATTCTATCTCTCTCCGCCTGCCATTCCTCAGCCGTTAACCTCACAACTTTCCCAGCTTCAACAATCTTCACTCTTTCTGTAAAGTTTCCTTTTTCATCAAGAACTCCAAGACCACGCATGATTGTATTTCTCAACTTTTGCCATTCGGGGTCTTTCTCAGCAACTCTTAATGCAAGGAATCCCCATGCTGTTCTAACCCCATGATCTCCATTTGGCATATGACACGTTTGGCAAACTGGAGCTCTTGGTGTCTTAGGGTCAGCTTTGTAAGGTTCTTTATACCATTCACTCAAAGGTTTGCTGAAATCCCATTTATCCTTTTCCACTGCGTAGATGGTCCCATGTTTTGATGTGCTCCACATCTCCCATTGTGGATGGTCAAACCCCATGTGACAGGTCATGCACGCCTCGGGTCTTCTGGCTTCCGCAGCAGAAAATCTATGTCTTGTATGACATGCATCGCATTTACCCTCATCTCTCCCGATTCTATGACAGCCACCGCAACCCTTTTCACCCTCAATTAGCACACTTGGCTGATCTTTAGTTGTGGGCATAGCCATCATAGCAACCCAAGCAAGGGCATGTTTACCTCGCTCAAATTCGTTCACTTTATCTTCATGACATTGCGCGCAATTTTTTGGAGAAACAAGCCTTCTAACTCTTTTATCCTCACAATTGCTCTTTGATTCGTGAATTTCCTTAACAGCCTCTTTCACTGGAATATGACAATCCGCACATCCAACCTCAGCCTCATAATGCTTGCTTAACTGCCAATCCCGAATAGCGCTCGCTGTTATCTTTTTTGAGACATGACAATCAACACACTCCTTTGAGTTTAATTTAACAGCGTCAGTTTTTGAAGGATATATGAGGATAAAAGATGAGATTATTAAAATCGGCAAGAAAGCAAGGGCAAAGAACTTGACTTTACTCATATCACGCTCCTTATTTGTTTTCGTGCGTCTTCAATTGAAAATATACAAAATTCAGACAAATTTGTCAAATTTTTTTAACCTGCTTAAGCATTAACAGGACAATTTAGCCTCAATAAAAATTTTATCAACTAAATAAAAAATCTAATTTTCG
Encoded here:
- a CDS encoding ATP-dependent Lon protease translates to MVKLKLKKKFTELKPEELRWACPVEKLHFETTEEVEPLEDIIGQERALKALKLGTELFAPGYNIFVCGLTGTGRMTTIKHILKQISPKAPQAPDRCYVYNFKNPDEPRLLEFPRGQAIMFKRNMEAMIFYLKQKIPRTLEDEKYIEARNKIIEKYQRKEQELFREFQKKVESERFAIINMQVENVVKPSIVPIIEGKPVPVEQLVNLAKSGKISEETVREIQQKYLELQAQMQEVFKKEMVLTRELAKELEELERDAVRSIVDGIIDEIKEQFKIPKVHEYLDDVRKHILNNLNIFKMSAEQGKMPFPMPEQKDEVDPFLPYRVNVILDNSEQEGVPVIIETTPTFANIFGTIEKVYDSRGFWRTDFTKIKAGSLLKADGGYLVINARDALSEPGVWKALKRTLMYRKLEIQPIDVFFQISSISLKPEPIEVNTKVIMLGDPELYHLLYEYDEDFQKIFKIKADFDFEMNLTDEVIVQYAKFVRKMCRDENLKPFDKGAIGKVIEFAVRQAGRRDKITTKFSIIADLIREANYWAGVDGSEFVKTEHVQKAIEESFDRKKMIEDKIKELIAKGVILVDVTGERVGQVNGLTIYEMGDYKFGRPVRITASVSMGRAGIINIERESNLSGRIHDKGVLILAGYLREKYAQDKPLTLSASICFEQSYSGIDGDSASSTELYALLSALSGLPIKQGIAVTGSVNQKGDIQPIGGVNEKIEGFFDVCKAKGLTGEQGVIIPKRNVDDLMLRDDVIEAVKNGMFHIYPVETIDEGIEILTGVKAGKRLKNGEFEPGTVNYLVDKRLREISKGLKKFTSD
- a CDS encoding Cupin domain-containing protein, producing MNQNNVRFLKFENYRWNGVEVKKYKDENKTWLNVCRQVIAGKAGEKIKFHLRYFEIEPGGYSTLEKHKHEHVVICVRGRGKAIAGNEVFEMGFMDVLYIGSNVPHQFVNDSDEAFGFFCIVDAKRDKPKLLTKKEIFNLLRDEKISKVIRIPETYAGLK
- a CDS encoding Tetraheme cytochrome c subunit of nitrate or TMAO reductase; translation: MSKVKFFALAFLPILIISSFILIYPSKTDAVKLNSKECVDCHVSKKITASAIRDWQLSKHYEAEVGCADCHIPVKEAVKEIHESKSNCEDKRVRRLVSPKNCAQCHEDKVNEFERGKHALAWVAMMAMPTTKDQPSVLIEGEKGCGGCHRIGRDEGKCDACHTRHRFSAAEARRPEACMTCHMGFDHPQWEMWSTSKHGTIYAVEKDKWDFSKPLSEWYKEPYKADPKTPRAPVCQTCHMPNGDHGVRTAWGFLALRVAEKDPEWQKLRNTIMRGLGVLDEKGNFTERVKIVEAGKVVRLTAEEWQAERDRMLRVCSQCHSPSFAKEQLDKADEVIKESDKLMAEAIEIVESLYKDGILERPKDYPLHTDLLRFYEVRHPIEQKLYVMFLEHRMRSFQGAFHMNPDYQHWYGWAELKRDLAEIKHEAEMLRKQFAQTRRKK